In Labrus mixtus chromosome 22, fLabMix1.1, whole genome shotgun sequence, the genomic window gttcaccagccaatcacagggctgacatatagagacggacaaccagccacactcacattcacacctacgggccaatttagagtcaccagttaacataaCGAGcatgtgggaggaagccggagcaCCCCGAGAGAACCCACATGTTCtaggagaaaatgcaaaaacagagaaagttcctgtctgacggggattcaaaccaggaacctcctcgctgtgaggcaacagcgctaaccactgcagcatGAGAATATTAGTCATAGGAAAATATGGCTGTTAAATCATCTATAGGGACCATGCTTAAAAAAGGACTGGGTATCTAATTTTTCAATTTCACTTGTTGATATTAGCTCatgattcatgtgtttttaaatctgtgtgtgtctgtcgtCTGTGTGCAGGTCTGGCTGACTCTAGCAGACCAGTACCTCCACAGTATCTCCATCGACTGGGACAAGACGCTTCGTTTCGCCTTTAACGAGCGCAGCAACCCGGACGACGACTCCCTCGGCATCCAAATCGTCAAGGTAACCGCGTGGTATTGTGAGAGGTTTAGGGGTGGGGGACTAAGATGAATGTCTTTCTGCATTGTGTGTTATTTAAAGTGTGCGTCCTGAGTCAGCCACTCTGCTGTTGTTCTCCTGTGCAAACACATCTTTTAGGATTTTCAGCCAATGATTTGCCTACGTTTACGATGGACACCCTGCATTGTAACACGATATGTGAGTTTTGAAAATGAGCCTCAGCATTAATAATGTTGTTGTGGCTGTGGAGATAAATGTTCTGGGAGAGGATGTTTGTTCATGTGCGTCAGAGAGCGCGATGACTGCATCATGGAAACACttgagctctttttttaattcctccATGACTCAGAGATTTCAACCAGCAGAGCAAAGTCCAAACACTGTCTGCTCTATTTCTCTTCAGGTCAGCGTGTCTGTCCTAACAGCTTCAATTCATTTATCCACAAAAtattccataaaaaaaataaaaaataaaactcacactttttgcattttttgtgtcGTCTAGGACCTGCACAGGACGGGCTGCAGTTCTTACTGTGGCCAGGAGGGGGAGCAGGACAGGGTGGTGCTGAAGAGGGTGCTGCTTGCGTACGCCCGCTGGAATAAATCTGTGGGCTACTGCCAAGGATTCAATGTGCTGGCTGCACTTATCCTGGAAGTTACTGAGGGCGATGAGAGCGATGCACTTAAGGTACACTGgaataattaatttaaacattctgctgagtagagagagagagagagagagagagactatgTTGTGGAGGCCATTTGAATATGATTATGGacataaataaatctgacacGGTTCTCTTTTCTGCTTCCTTTACTTCCAGGTGATGATCTATCTGATTGACAAAGTGCTACCAGAGAGTTATTTTGCCAACAACCTGCGAGCTTTGTcaggtaaaaacaaaagacacaaagacactctGATTGATTTCATACTTAATAGGAGgtgaaaaagaagagacaatACCTGCTTTAACATAATATGAGCTACTAGCTCCACAAGGCTGTCAAACAAAAGTGCAGAATCTGTTttcagctgcctttcattaaacaatttgaataagattttaaactttaactctgcactgtaacttttaactctttctatatttttactttatttatttcaagtaatttcatttgaattatttttatttgaacatattttcagattcaataatttcagtgatttttaaaaaatcaattttaatgtttcttttctttcctctgtcatgatgcttttgatgtcttgtgtgaagcactttgaatcgccttgttgttgaaatgtgcgacataaataaacttgccttgccttgatTTAAAGTTGATTTAGTGATTTAAATTCTGCAGATGCATTGGAAACAGATCGATCTGTTTTAAGACACTGAAGAGGAAAGGCATTAGTAGATCAACAGAATCTAAATCCACATAATTTCTGCTAAACATCAAAGTTATTTTTGAGCAAGAATGCTTCTTATAGGCCGGTAACAGGTCACTGTCATGTTGAATCTCTAACTAACGtgtctttatgtactgtatatttaacTCTCTCTTTAGTGGACATGGCCGTGTTCAGAGACCTGCTGCGTCTGAAGCTGCCCCGACTCTCCCAGCATCTCCACCATCTCCAGAAAGCTGCAAACCGAGAGGCCGGAGGTACAGATCTGAATTTCATTTACACAaacagtcataaaaaaaatcattaacaaACAGAGATCAGAgctacaaatatatatatatatatatatatatatatatatatatatatatatataaaaacaaaaatctgaatttaaaggGTGAAAGTCATAAATCTagacctgtgatgtgtgtgtgtgtgttctctcaggCAGCTACGAGCCTCCGCTGACCAACGTGTTCACCATGCAGTGGTTCCTCACCATGTTCGCCACCTGCCTGCCTGCGCCCACCGTCCTGAAGATCTGGGACTCGGTGTTCTTCGAGGGTTCAGAGGTGCTGTTCAGAGTCGCCCTCGCCATCTGGGAGAGACTGGGAGAGTGAGTGCAACAACATCAGTTACAGAAATATGGATTTTGGCAGCAATAGACaatatcagggtttttttttttctgtttttgtttctcgtCTGGATGCTCCTCTGTgttcttctgtctgtttttcttgatCCTCATCTCATACACACTGCTtctctccctccgtctctctctgcgTCCAGGAGGATCGAGTACTGTCACACAGCCGACGAGTTCTACAGCACGATGGGTTGTCTCACTCAGGAGATGCTGGAGCACAACCTCATCGATCCCACCGAACTCATGCAGGTACGGAAACAACAAACCCTGAACACTTCTTCAatatcatgtttaaaaaatgtttatttgttaacCGTTTACCGccttcccctctcccctctttgTTCCTCAGGAGGTTTACTCCATCGCCGTGTTTCCGTTCCCTCAGCTGGCCGAGCTGAGAGAGAAGTACACCTACAACATCACTCCTTTCCCGACCTCGGTCAAATCCAACGGCAGGTTGGTCAATACTCTTTACAAGTCTAAgacactttaatatttaaaatctctCAACATGCTGATTATCGTTTTAATGACTTACCAGTCCCTACACCCTTAATTTAATCCATTAGTGAagatggttttgttttgatggTCAGActtattcaatttaaatgttaaaatcatCAGTatacatgaaataaaagtaTAATTTAGGAAATCTTCAGTGAATTTGTGTCCAAATTTTATCTATTGGAGGTGTGTTAAATTAGTTCTGGTGGCAGTGATGGTGACGATGTGATATTCTCATTCCAGTGGCGGTCTGGGCAGCTGGGAGAGCGACGACGATGCCGACATGGACGACGAAGACTCGATGGTGACGGCGCTCGGTTGCCTGGGTCCCCTGGGCGGCCTGCTGGCCCCCGAGCTGCAGCGCTACCAGAAACATATCAAAGGTCAGTGCGGCTTCATTAATCTCTCCTTTAGGCTTTCTAAAAACTGCAACCCTCCGGAGAGTTTACAGAGACATCAGCCAAGTAGATCAAGACAAATTGCCGCACCCAAAATCCTCCTGTCCTGACCTCAATTTGACTCCAATTACAAACCGTCGTCTCTGATCTGTTTCCTCCAGACAAATCCCCCCACTTCCTGCTAGTTCAACGGCTCCgtcaaagatgttaaaaaatacaaacagcctGAAggatttagattaaaaaaaacattgcttaaGATCTGAAGTCTGGTTCTCCAGAGAGGTTTCAAGAGAAATGAAGGGCTTCATTTAACCTCATAAGTAGAACACACAAACCAATTTGACCTGGATTTGTAGCACAAAGGGAGGCAGGCCTGctgataaaaaaaggaggataaaATACACTGACCTTTCTCTTTAAGggtaaagagaaaacagaaattgAGTGAAGTAAATGTCAAACACACTTTACCCTCTCTTCAAagcctgttttcttttccaacctcatcaaaggaaaaacaaacaggaaggacTGACTCAGTTTGCTCGGAATAACCAAGTaaagaacaacaaaatgaaGATAAACGAGTAggaaaagaaagtgttttttatgttgGGATAAGTAACCCAACACAAGATCTGatcagtatgttgttgtttttcaacttGCAGACCAGCGATCGGAGCAGGGGAACATCGCAGAGCTGAGCCCGGGAGCAGTGGGGGCTGGAGGggcaggaggtggaggaggagggggaggaggaggaggaggaggaggggccaggGCAGAGCATCAAGCAGCGATCAACAGCATGATGATGGAGAGGATGAGCACGGACATCTACGCCCTGAAGAAGCAATACACCCGCATCAAgaggcggcagcagcagcaggccatGCAGCTCTACATCCGCACAGGTGAGGGGCGGAGAAGTGATGGCTGCCTTTTTGTGGTGGTAAAGCAGGCGTGTCTTTTTTCCTACTGgttgttcttttagctgtatttatttactcccgtaGCCgaagtcccctttgcagtttttccaaaataaaagcacattatatatgaagaccggaaataaagagactgaggcataaggcaataagaaaagcaaaataaaagcatcacaaagagcagttttgaatctcCTTTTGagagctaactgggttactgacaatggatgttcataaagttagtgtctaattatcttttgtaactttgtcttgttgtatgatgtgtcagctaacattagttattggacattaaatgaaacagaatgtgttgatttgctagaggGTGGTAATATACTAGCATCAGAACACCCGCACTTTTAACATCTCTGCTCCACCCCTGTGGTAAAGGTTTAATTTACATCATGTCAGTGGCTGTTGCTTGATGACCAGGGCTTACATGATGATCTAACCTGCTTCTTTTTGGATAAATAAACCGTAGCTTCTTTACAGAATACTTGCTCATACTTGCCTTAACACCAGCGTACTGTTTGCCTTCAGTGGCAGTTTACATCCAAGtctattaaaacacaaaaaccagTTCAGGCAGAGCTTGCTCTTCTGCAAACAAAACTGTGACCATATCATATCATAGCACtaccacagaaaaacaaacactgatgagACGATTCTTCCATCGACGGTGTGACAGAATTACAAACAGCGTAATTGAAAAGTTGGATGTTTGACGATGATGTGTGACTCACAGGACCTGAAACTGAAGTGACCACAAGTCCCGGGGTTCCTAAGGAGCATCCAGACGAACTCAACGACAGTACTGACCGCCACGATGATGGTACTGGTGTCTAAACAAAAGGGCTTTCTGAATTTGGGCACTCTGCGGCTGATTGGAGGAAATTTAAATtggattaaaatatttaaaaaatgattaaaggtGGATGGTAGACTACTTTGGACCTGGTTTGGCATTGGTAATATTGTCAACTGgtgatggttttgttttctaTATTCAGGTGGTTCATGCAGAATTCAAGTCAATAAACCTGTTATACTCTATATAAATTAGGAGATACCTGCCACTACTGAACATGTGTTCATTAGATGTATaatttgactttatttaaagaaacagttttgtTAAATGGGTGTTGGCTGCTCTACAAAGGAAACCCATAAGGTTTTCTACATTTTAACATGTTCCCAATGATAATAAAGCCAAAAAACTGTGTGCTTTGAATGCACCAATGACGcctgtaaataaacacagagcatATCTTCAGCAGTGACAGATGTCTCCATCagttcatttgattttaaaatgattgctGTTTCTGGCTTTCTATTACTAACCTCTACTTCCCTCTGGTCGTTGCCGCTCTCAATCCTTAACATATGATCTGTGAGGCTTGTGTAACAGTATTACTGTGCgattgaatgttgttttttctatttcagattcaaacatCTGTCCACAAGTTTAAATACACTCACCCTTCTGCTTTGACACTAATCATCACCAAGAAAGAATTCTCAGTAAAGCTCATAAATATGGTTTTATGAATACATATTAACATGAACATGGCTTATGCATAttgaaaaaagaacaacatactgtGCATTACTGTACATGTTTTGTAATGCACTTGTCTTGTAATCCAAAATACTACAAGATTCATTCTGTGAGAGGCCTGGTGGATAAATCCTTAAGAggagaaaagacacaaaactgATGCTAGAACACTTTGGCGCCCTCTGGTGTCTGATGCCCTGAAGAGCTGACTCATTTCCTAAATGAAACCAAGCTGTTGCATCTGCATGATTAaaaattaaacttaaatgtAGTTTAAACGCAAATGCAAAAATGCTCAGATATAATAGTTTAAATCCATCAGAATCACATTATTTCAAGTTTCATATATGAGGGTTCTTTTTGACAATTCTTTTAGACAAATCACATTACTGAGCAAAAATCTGTGTAGAAAAATTCAGCTGCACTCACCAAACATGTATCTCATACATCTGGAGCTGGCATCTCTTTCTAAGcctgttttaatgtatttttgtgtctttcctGTAACCTTCCCCCCCCAGACAAGTGCCCCGCCACCCGAGTACTGCCCTCCCAGCTCAACCCGTCCAGCACAGTAATCAACCACCTCCTTCTGGGTCGCAAACAACGTGGTGGAAGCTCAAGACTCGCATCAACTAACGTCTCAACGCTCCCTGGGTCCCGACCTGCTTCTCTGTCGCAGAATCAGGGCTCTCCGGGCAGGCAGCGCTGCGGATCAACTCCTTACAACTGCACTGCGTCTCCTGGCAGCCCTGGAGGAGGCATGGGGTCGCCCTGGCGTGCTCATGTCCGGGTGCATCGAAGGAATATTGCCAGAGCCCGAGCACAGCTGGGGTTCGGAGACTCGGAGGAAagggaagatgaggaggaagacgCAGGATTggagggtgaagagagaaagttCAAAGAAGATAAAGATGATGAGgagcagaaatgcaaaattgaATTCTCTGAGCCTCCATCTACAGATCCATCGGGTGCAGGGTCAGGAAATGAAGAGGCTCTGCAGGTTGCTGATGGGATAAATGATGCAGAAGTTGCTGAGGTAGTTGTGCAACTGGACTCCCTGGATCTAGAGAACCAAACAAATCTGACCTCCATCAACAACACAGATGCACATCACACTTTACCAGAGTCCAAACCTGAACCCAAagtccctcttcttcctcctccgccAGCCTCAAACCGGCACAAAGATTCTGATTCCTCAGGTTCAGAAAGAAGCACTGCCTCTGACAGACACTTTTCCTCCATTGCTTTACCTCCACCCAGCCACTCCCTCAACATCCCTTCTTCCTCACCCTCCACCATGAGTCCGTCCACATCACCAGTCCCTACATCGACTTCTCTGGAATTGTCCTGCTCGTCCTCTCCAACACCATCACCCACCCCGACACCAAGCTCTACATCCGGCCTCCCGTCATCCACTTCAGCCAATGacctcttctccctccctcttccagAATCCTCAACTTTTTACAAAACGTCCTCTCCCTCAACTCCCTCACTTTCTTCTATCTCCTCATCGTCTGGGTCGCATATGTCATCCTCCCCCTCTACCCCAGCGTTCCAGTCCAATGGCACCATCACTCTGAAACAGCAGGTCTTTTCCCCATTCCCGAGTGTCAAGCAGCCAAGGAAGTCGGCAGCAGCAAGAAATCTTGGTCTCTATGGTCCTACATCCAGAACCCCTACAGTTCATTTCCCTCAACTCAGCCGTAACCTAAACCGTAGTAGTGGTGCTGGAACCATCGGAAGGAGATAAATAACTGTACTCCTGAactgatgttagaatcacataTTCAATTAATAGTCATTCTCTAACAACACCATGTTGCCTCCTGCAGATCAAGAAAATGGCATGTCTTGTGTTAATTAGATGAAATATAAAGCTCATATTGCTTGATTATTCAACGTGAAATGAGTAGAGTGTGGTTCACCTGACAAAGAGTTCATCCTAGAATTCAAACCATTACAGACAGACATTTAGGAAACTATGTAGTGTTTCAACTGCATTGGGACTGTATTGCAAAGGTAACACAGGACTACAACAGTATCTAGCCCTTTAAAGTGGCCTATGCAGGTCCTTCTTGACCATAAAGgattcatgttaaaaaaaaaagcaacaaaaagttACATTGCATTTGTGTTAGACTGTTCACCTATGTCTCCTTAATATGGATGTGTGAATCTTGAGATAAGGATTCTCCGTGGAAT contains:
- the tbc1d30 gene encoding TBC1 domain family member 30 isoform X3 yields the protein MRQERLYSAGRRPRAGARQRQQSAGGVGNIISNVLKKRNGISRSAPRLLCTLEPGVDTRLKFTIEPSLGKNGFQQWYDALKAVARLPTGVPKEWRKRVWLTLADQYLHSISIDWDKTLRFAFNERSNPDDDSLGIQIVKDLHRTGCSSYCGQEGEQDRVVLKRVLLAYARWNKSVGYCQGFNVLAALILEVTEGDESDALKVMIYLIDKVLPESYFANNLRALSVDMAVFRDLLRLKLPRLSQHLHHLQKAANREAGGSYEPPLTNVFTMQWFLTMFATCLPAPTVLKIWDSVFFEGSEVLFRVALAIWERLGERIEYCHTADEFYSTMGCLTQEMLEHNLIDPTELMQEVYSIAVFPFPQLAELREKYTYNITPFPTSVKSNGSGGLGSWESDDDADMDDEDSMVTALGCLGPLGGLLAPELQRYQKHIKDQRSEQGNIAELSPGAVGAGGAGGGGGGGGGGGGGGARAEHQAAINSMMMERMSTDIYALKKQYTRIKRRQQQQAMQLYIRTGPETEVTTSPGVPKEHPDELNDSTDRHDDDKCPATRVLPSQLNPSSTVINHLLLGRKQRGGSSRLASTNVSTLPGSRPASLSQNQGSPGRQRCGSTPYNCTASPGSPGGGMGSPWRAHVRVHRRNIARARAQLGFGDSEEREDEEEDAGLEGEERKFKEDKDDEEQKCKIEFSEPPSTDPSGAGSGNEEALQVADGINDAEVAEVVVQLDSLDLENQTNLTSINNTDAHHTLPESKPEPKVPLLPPPPASNRHKDSDSSGSERSTASDRHFSSIALPPPSHSLNIPSSSPSTMSPSTSPVPTSTSLELSCSSSPTPSPTPTPSSTSGLPSSTSANDLFSLPLPESSTFYKTSSPSTPSLSSISSSSGSHMSSSPSTPAFQSNGTITLKQQVFSPFPSVKQPRKSAAARNLGLYGPTSRTPTVHFPQLSRNLNRSSGAGTIGRR
- the tbc1d30 gene encoding TBC1 domain family member 30 isoform X4; amino-acid sequence: MAQDNTTEAEQTGVDTRLKFTIEPSLGKNGFQQWYDALKAVARLPTGVPKEWRKRVWLTLADQYLHSISIDWDKTLRFAFNERSNPDDDSLGIQIVKDLHRTGCSSYCGQEGEQDRVVLKRVLLAYARWNKSVGYCQGFNVLAALILEVTEGDESDALKVMIYLIDKVLPESYFANNLRALSVDMAVFRDLLRLKLPRLSQHLHHLQKAANREAGGSYEPPLTNVFTMQWFLTMFATCLPAPTVLKIWDSVFFEGSEVLFRVALAIWERLGERIEYCHTADEFYSTMGCLTQEMLEHNLIDPTELMQEVYSIAVFPFPQLAELREKYTYNITPFPTSVKSNGSGGLGSWESDDDADMDDEDSMVTALGCLGPLGGLLAPELQRYQKHIKDQRSEQGNIAELSPGAVGAGGAGGGGGGGGGGGGGGARAEHQAAINSMMMERMSTDIYALKKQYTRIKRRQQQQAMQLYIRTGPETEVTTSPGVPKEHPDELNDSTDRHDDDKCPATRVLPSQLNPSSTVINHLLLGRKQRGGSSRLASTNVSTLPGSRPASLSQNQGSPGRQRCGSTPYNCTASPGSPGGGMGSPWRAHVRVHRRNIARARAQLGFGDSEEREDEEEDAGLEGEERKFKEDKDDEEQKCKIEFSEPPSTDPSGAGSGNEEALQVADGINDAEVAEVVVQLDSLDLENQTNLTSINNTDAHHTLPESKPEPKVPLLPPPPASNRHKDSDSSGSERSTASDRHFSSIALPPPSHSLNIPSSSPSTMSPSTSPVPTSTSLELSCSSSPTPSPTPTPSSTSGLPSSTSANDLFSLPLPESSTFYKTSSPSTPSLSSISSSSGSHMSSSPSTPAFQSNGTITLKQQVFSPFPSVKQPRKSAAARNLGLYGPTSRTPTVHFPQLSRNLNRSSGAGTIGRR
- the tbc1d30 gene encoding TBC1 domain family member 30 isoform X2 produces the protein MATEEHLNGDELLEVDICDGGVCSEGESGVFVNSVTSLQDDFSGFHQWTIHAESPNDTSSPLAQQRQLGADTAAQRCTSTAADSSDSESHGGGVGNGPRASIVDCLLVELYETYSGGSRRNVDSWDSSTEASGSDAFLGRSNSGSNFLQELQQKHTRRHQMNYLAQKAPEELQSIIQEVKYRTGLQSAKLLRQLKRRDRLCHKMQKHYDVITACLQAVSQKRRVDTRLKFTIEPSLGKNGFQQWYDALKAVARLPTGVPKEWRKRVWLTLADQYLHSISIDWDKTLRFAFNERSNPDDDSLGIQIVKDLHRTGCSSYCGQEGEQDRVVLKRVLLAYARWNKSVGYCQGFNVLAALILEVTEGDESDALKVMIYLIDKVLPESYFANNLRALSVDMAVFRDLLRLKLPRLSQHLHHLQKAANREAGGSYEPPLTNVFTMQWFLTMFATCLPAPTVLKIWDSVFFEGSEVLFRVALAIWERLGERIEYCHTADEFYSTMGCLTQEMLEHNLIDPTELMQEVYSIAVFPFPQLAELREKYTYNITPFPTSVKSNGSGGLGSWESDDDADMDDEDSMVTALGCLGPLGGLLAPELQRYQKHIKDQRSEQGNIAELSPGAVGAGGAGGGGGGGGGGGGGGARAEHQAAINSMMMERMSTDIYALKKQYTRIKRRQQQQAMQLYIRTDKCPATRVLPSQLNPSSTVINHLLLGRKQRGGSSRLASTNVSTLPGSRPASLSQNQGSPGRQRCGSTPYNCTASPGSPGGGMGSPWRAHVRVHRRNIARARAQLGFGDSEEREDEEEDAGLEGEERKFKEDKDDEEQKCKIEFSEPPSTDPSGAGSGNEEALQVADGINDAEVAEVVVQLDSLDLENQTNLTSINNTDAHHTLPESKPEPKVPLLPPPPASNRHKDSDSSGSERSTASDRHFSSIALPPPSHSLNIPSSSPSTMSPSTSPVPTSTSLELSCSSSPTPSPTPTPSSTSGLPSSTSANDLFSLPLPESSTFYKTSSPSTPSLSSISSSSGSHMSSSPSTPAFQSNGTITLKQQVFSPFPSVKQPRKSAAARNLGLYGPTSRTPTVHFPQLSRNLNRSSGAGTIGRR
- the tbc1d30 gene encoding TBC1 domain family member 30 isoform X1, whose translation is MATEEHLNGDELLEVDICDGGVCSEGESGVFVNSVTSLQDDFSGFHQWTIHAESPNDTSSPLAQQRQLGADTAAQRCTSTAADSSDSESHGGGVGNGPRASIVDCLLVELYETYSGGSRRNVDSWDSSTEASGSDAFLGRSNSGSNFLQELQQKHTRRHQMNYLAQKAPEELQSIIQEVKYRTGLQSAKLLRQLKRRDRLCHKMQKHYDVITACLQAVSQKRRVDTRLKFTIEPSLGKNGFQQWYDALKAVARLPTGVPKEWRKRVWLTLADQYLHSISIDWDKTLRFAFNERSNPDDDSLGIQIVKDLHRTGCSSYCGQEGEQDRVVLKRVLLAYARWNKSVGYCQGFNVLAALILEVTEGDESDALKVMIYLIDKVLPESYFANNLRALSVDMAVFRDLLRLKLPRLSQHLHHLQKAANREAGGSYEPPLTNVFTMQWFLTMFATCLPAPTVLKIWDSVFFEGSEVLFRVALAIWERLGERIEYCHTADEFYSTMGCLTQEMLEHNLIDPTELMQEVYSIAVFPFPQLAELREKYTYNITPFPTSVKSNGSGGLGSWESDDDADMDDEDSMVTALGCLGPLGGLLAPELQRYQKHIKDQRSEQGNIAELSPGAVGAGGAGGGGGGGGGGGGGGARAEHQAAINSMMMERMSTDIYALKKQYTRIKRRQQQQAMQLYIRTGPETEVTTSPGVPKEHPDELNDSTDRHDDDKCPATRVLPSQLNPSSTVINHLLLGRKQRGGSSRLASTNVSTLPGSRPASLSQNQGSPGRQRCGSTPYNCTASPGSPGGGMGSPWRAHVRVHRRNIARARAQLGFGDSEEREDEEEDAGLEGEERKFKEDKDDEEQKCKIEFSEPPSTDPSGAGSGNEEALQVADGINDAEVAEVVVQLDSLDLENQTNLTSINNTDAHHTLPESKPEPKVPLLPPPPASNRHKDSDSSGSERSTASDRHFSSIALPPPSHSLNIPSSSPSTMSPSTSPVPTSTSLELSCSSSPTPSPTPTPSSTSGLPSSTSANDLFSLPLPESSTFYKTSSPSTPSLSSISSSSGSHMSSSPSTPAFQSNGTITLKQQVFSPFPSVKQPRKSAAARNLGLYGPTSRTPTVHFPQLSRNLNRSSGAGTIGRR
- the tbc1d30 gene encoding TBC1 domain family member 30 isoform X5: MRQERLYSAGRRPRAGARQRQQSAGGVGNIISNVLKKRNGISRSAPRLLCTLEPGVDTRLKFTIEPSLGKNGFQQWYDALKAVARLPTGVPKEWRKRVWLTLADQYLHSISIDWDKTLRFAFNERSNPDDDSLGIQIVKDLHRTGCSSYCGQEGEQDRVVLKRVLLAYARWNKSVGYCQGFNVLAALILEVTEGDESDALKVMIYLIDKVLPESYFANNLRALSVDMAVFRDLLRLKLPRLSQHLHHLQKAANREAGGSYEPPLTNVFTMQWFLTMFATCLPAPTVLKIWDSVFFEGSEVLFRVALAIWERLGERIEYCHTADEFYSTMGCLTQEMLEHNLIDPTELMQEVYSIAVFPFPQLAELREKYTYNITPFPTSVKSNGSGGLGSWESDDDADMDDEDSMVTALGCLGPLGGLLAPELQRYQKHIKDQRSEQGNIAELSPGAVGAGGAGGGGGGGGGGGGGGARAEHQAAINSMMMERMSTDIYALKKQYTRIKRRQQQQAMQLYIRTDKCPATRVLPSQLNPSSTVINHLLLGRKQRGGSSRLASTNVSTLPGSRPASLSQNQGSPGRQRCGSTPYNCTASPGSPGGGMGSPWRAHVRVHRRNIARARAQLGFGDSEEREDEEEDAGLEGEERKFKEDKDDEEQKCKIEFSEPPSTDPSGAGSGNEEALQVADGINDAEVAEVVVQLDSLDLENQTNLTSINNTDAHHTLPESKPEPKVPLLPPPPASNRHKDSDSSGSERSTASDRHFSSIALPPPSHSLNIPSSSPSTMSPSTSPVPTSTSLELSCSSSPTPSPTPTPSSTSGLPSSTSANDLFSLPLPESSTFYKTSSPSTPSLSSISSSSGSHMSSSPSTPAFQSNGTITLKQQVFSPFPSVKQPRKSAAARNLGLYGPTSRTPTVHFPQLSRNLNRSSGAGTIGRR